The Argentina anserina chromosome 5, drPotAnse1.1, whole genome shotgun sequence genome includes the window CCTACATAGCTGGTTTAACCCTCAATATGCATATAAAAGCTCAAAGGACCAACATCTAATCTTCTGATTAGATTAGGAACaaaagaaattagaaaacaaaGGGCCCGAATTCAGGACTACAAATGATCTCGTGGAAGATGTATCTATCTAGCAGAAGTTGGTTGCCTTCTAGTTTGAGGAATTAAGAACCGTACAACTACTGGAATGTAAACTAACCCTATAATAGCTCTGTATGTTGTAATTTAGGTCCCAAAGACTACATAAACTGGAGTTTGGAGCTGAAATTGTTAATATAAAGCTGCAACTTCTCAGTAAATGTGAGGTTGTGAACTATTACTTACTGGTATGGTGTATCAGATAACTAAATACCCTAGAGAAATTCAGGTAACTCAGTTATACACATACATGTCAAATTAATTTTGGGATACCAGACACAACCCTATTACAGTCATTCTCAACACAAGGCATATCAAATCTGCAACCTAAACATGGCAGCAATTCATTACATACATTAATGGGGACACAGTTTCTACAACATAGAAGAGCTGGTTCTTTGGCTGTATGCTTTATCAAACGTAACATTCAGTAGCTATAGTCTCTTTATTTAACAAGTCCAACCTTGATGCGGGGAAAGTTTCATCTTTGCTTCGATCACTTATGCAGATACGGATAGATTAGCAACTGCACCAGCCTCCCGGAGAAGCGGCAGAAGCTGATAAATAACCAACCTTGGTGCGCTTGTAAGACAGCTGCGATGACACGACAAGTAAATGAAGCAGATAAATAACCATGAAAAATTACagtaaaaatgaaataaagcaATGAAACACATGAACTTACAGTCACAGCCGCCGATGTGTTTCCCAGAAATGAAACACATGAACTTACAGTCACAGCCGCCGATGTGTTTCCCATCAATGAACACATTAGGTACAGTCCTCTGTCCAGTCCGCTGAGCTAGAGCTTCTTGCATTTCACCTCCATCAACTTCAACTACATCATTACATTGAAAATGTTGAGATTGAGAATGGTGTGAGAGAAAGAAAGGGAACTTACCTTACTCATCTAGTTCAATAACCTTAAGGCTTGCTACAACCTGTGTCAACAGTTGCTTTACCCTCTTGCAATAACCACAGAGTAAGTTTTACTGCTAATAACATGAAAAGTAAACACATCAATTTTCCCCAATAACCTCCTACTCCAAACATCAGACATTACCCATTTATCAGTTCATCAAAGTTAAATCGGAAGCAGAACCCAGTTTATGAATTGGGTTTGATCACCTGAAGACGACAGCAGGGTTGGAGTTGACGGTGGTCTTGACCTTTTCCAGAGCCATTGAAAGCTGTTCTGAAATGTAACCGTGGCTGAAAAAAGAACCCATATGCGGGTGTTGGAATCAGATTCTGCATGAGTTAGAACGTCAGCTTCCACAATAAGAAATCCGCCGGGAGGGTCTGGGGTGGGGTggggtgggggggggggggggggggggggagggacATCCAGACGACGTCGTATGACACTGTATTTCTGGAATATATTTCTCTTAAAATGCTCATGAATAAGTTCTTTGTTCTTAATTTTGAtgctaaaaatgaaaaaaacaaatacagtGCTCTTGTCATCCCTACTTATTATATCTTGACACATGAATTTATCACacgaaaattataattttacatatttatattatttgtgaaatgactttcaTAAATATTGATAATTTTAAACTAGAATTTCGGTTTTAGAGTTtaaagtttagggtttatggtaTAGGGTTTAAGGTTTAGGATTTAGAGTTtaaagtttagggtttatggtatagggtttaaggtttaggatttagagtttagggttttagagtgTAGGTTATTAAAGTGTAGGATGTAGGGTTTTAGAAATAAACTCAAAATAGTATTTgataaaatagtttaaatatgatttttttttaaaattaaatcatAAGTGTCAAATGATGATTGGAATGGAATACCACTGGATATTGTCACGTAGTTCTCCGGAAGGACTGAAAAATAGCTTAAATGAgaccaaaaaaataaacatacaACATACATTATAAACATTAGGGAGgtaaaatttacatttccaaatttgtaattcatatttcatgtttcttttttaagtgatttgaattttgtccttatttaattgttgttttttataatatttttttttaccaaataaggaaaataaaaatgtagATTACAATTTTTAGAGTGCAAGTTTCAGCTCTCTAAACATTATTGTGTTCAAGTTGTTGACCATAGTATTCTGATGCTGAAATTGCGAAGGTTACTTCACTATTTACGGGTAATAGATGGTCCAATTATTCTGAAGAACAAAGTAAAAACAGCATCAAATTTCAGTATCCgtaaaagtaaaaaacatGTAAAAGGAATGTTGTTGCAATGGGAACTTCTGAacttgtcacgaccccaaaattttgagtatgaaattttaatttcgaagtcatgaaaaattctaaaacaatctcaataaatcgaaatcattttaatgtcacagcggatcatttctgagttacaactcagtcaaatcgattattacaaaccaaatttataattcaacattatatcaaatgaaaatgtaacaatcctcacaaaatcctcacataaatccacaccaatcctcacataaatccacacaaatcatcaccacaagatggatgaaacaacttcgagtcctcGGAGTAgtccgtcgatttccgctaatccacacctgcggaattatcccctacaccatcgaataggtgcaccgggattgtaaacacaaactcggtaagctttgcagctcgtatgagtaaaacagaaaatacaactcgtataaaaatatatacaaaaatctacaaaacatcaattataaatgcactcatgactcattagacggcccatctggttgtctaatcatgtgaaaatatatatgttcatgAGACGTTGGGCAACCCTTctatttacccaaatgcatttataatacgagtactcatgagcgatggtacacctctgttacccctcatgttgtaataaccctagatttttgaaacgatatttgaattgaattgaattctataaagttatgaaattcaattaaaaggaaattgattgtttgcaaatgttacgaaacggaaacggaaacgttccgagaacgtttaataagaaaacgttacgtttccgaacgaatttatcgacttttatttcgtcgctcggtcgcgaaaacttccttcacaaaagttgtagagctcgtcgatacgagttcgcgAGTATGTGACACGTTAGAATCGGACGttggaggtaaaagttattaacgtcggaagttagtttccgatttggaaactagtataaataggatgttttagagtttagggtttccatttcaggaaacccttctctctctctctcttcacttcCGCCGCTCACACCCTCTCTCCCTcggtcctctctctctccccgaaacctcctctccctctcgaccccgagctctctcccaTCTCCCATCTCccatctccctctccctcacgacccgaactctctctctctctctttcattttctctctccccgaaacacTCTCACCCTCACCTCGGAGAATCGCCCCGGTGATCTACCACGCAGGGCCGCCGTGACGTGCACCGCTCGGCCCAACGACATCGCGAGGACCACGGCAGCCACCCTTCAGCTCGCCAGCTCGAGACTCGCCGTCGTGAGGACGCCCGACGTTGCCAAGCTTCTGCAAGTTTCGGCACCGATCTTCATCGCCACCACCGAGCTCGAAACGAGCTTTCCACCATCGAATCGAGGTGAGATACGTGCTAGGATAtattgtgtgtttgttgtgGTGATTTTTTATGTGTTTGGAGTGAGATCGAAGTTTGATAGAGgggagggttaccgccgcctagaggcggcgcgtggaggagcgtgggaggagtaggaggcggcctaggaccggagagaggaagaggggagaaaggaggagggttttggggtggtggtgacatcacacgcgccggttttgggctcggcgcgtgggccccacgcgctgcctgccggaggtggcgcgtgtaccccacgcgccgccacgtgcggcggtgtgacagtgtttccgataggggtattttagtaatttacttaaacgtaaatgtaaattttatttactacggtaaatgtaattaaattttaccttcggtaaatgtaaaaagtaatttgtaaaagggtaatttagtaaattttatttactgagtttgtatttacatttaaacggtacgtatacgtacagaaatacgtatataacataaatacgtatataatattttatacgtacagaaatacgtatatagtatttatacgtacagaaatacgtattaattgcgtatttgcacagtaaccgtgaatagtaacagtaaaCAGTAAccctgaacagtaacttcgtaaaaccgaaattgctgaacagtatccgattattactgtttcggcatttaaaggtttacgaaacgattctaaattcttttcttatgttttcaaggtgatcgttaaatcgaggaaatgaattatcttcggaaattgtggaattacgctcaagtcaataaggtgagtaaaatctcacatatttacgaatctaccctcgcggtgattcaggattttgcaagagtatttaataatgaattacaacatgtatacaatttagtggattatatatatatatactgtataatggtaataattgcatatatatatatatatagttcattatattatatactgttattaattcattagaaatgatcattttgatggcggaagattgtgtattgagcatgtgttgtgaaatatgacatgtataagatatagtggactatatatatatattgtataaatggtaaataagtacgaatatatatagtttgctatataatatactgttattattttattgtgaatgtattgagcatgtgatttgaattgtacaatatgatgtgagattattgtacatgattttaacattgagattgttaaaatattgatttgtctttggacgtgatttggtacaatatgatgtgagattattgtacgtgtttggcaagtcggaacctagcctttggccgggcgaaagttacgatacagttagagctctagtctgtctgccttagtactgcatgtgaggtaacgggtggttatctgcacatgggtactcagttattttggatgttgggtagcgggtggctatccaatatcagcggtgtattacgagaggggtaacagatgtgtaccagtgttcttggtacccgtattataaatgcattgggtaaccagatgggctgtccattgactcatgagggcatttatattgttgatttgtgatttttcgtatattttgatatgcgaattatatttcattttactcatacgagctgtaaagcttaccgggtttgtgtttacaatcccggtgcaccaatccgatggtgtaggggataactctgcatgtgctgattagtggaggttgagtgacgactacagaggctcgaagtcgttcgtatcctactgtggtgaggttttagcgtggatttgtgtgcgagaatttgtgtaattttatttgtgagatttgtgagtggtttgtgaggattattacatttccattttatgtatggattataaatttgggttgtaataattggttgtctgagttatattgagaactcagaattgatctgctgttacactttaatgatttcgattttattgagattattttgtgtttaacaactttagaattttgagtttttaagctcgaaattttggggtcgttacacatGTAGttcaccgccgacattggacaaccacctgttatccaatatcaaaaatatgggtactcataagccgataacccatatgttacctcttatgcagtaccccggcagacagactagagctctaattgtatcgtaactttcgcctggCCAAacgctaggttccgacatgccaacacgtccaaagactggtccgaatacagaaaacacgtccgaagacataaacatgtccgaagacaaacacgtccgaagacaaaacatgttttaacaaaactcaatgttaaaaccacgtacaataatcatgacgttatattgtacaatcaaatcaacaagctcaatatatatatctcaacaccaaaatgaattcattcaCAACGAAAATCACGATAGTATATAATGtatcaaactatatatatgtacctatttaccatttatacacatacacatttcactatatcatatactatCATATTTCGTtctttataattcaacaaaatcttgaatctccgcaagggtagattcgtaaaagtgagattttactcaccttataatctcgagcgtaatttccacgattcTAAAAGTAAATATTTTACTTGAaatatcgatcaccttgaaaagacaagaagtggatttagaattgttacgtaaaaccataaataccgaaacagtaataatattttactgtccagcaaatttctggtttttacgaaattactgttcacaagtactattcacgtatttactatttatttattactgtacaaatacatattacgtatttctgtatgagtacatactatttacgtatttctatacgcaTGCATATTATTCAAATATAAATACTGtgtcagtaaataataattactgatttatcctttcgaaattacttttatatttactgaatgtaatttacatttacatttaccgtacgtaaaataaatttacatttaccgtatgtaaatcacttttacatttaccacacgtaaaaataaattttgcaaatttactgtttcgaaaacactattcacgcgccgccgcacgtggcagtgcgtggggcccacgcgccgagtcTAAAACcagcgcgtagcacgccaccgctgcCCCAAatcctcccctcttccttcccacggcctcacgccgcccctagcctCCTCCACgccaccccacgcgccgcctaaggcggcggtatcctctccatctcctcctcctcctcctaatCTTCCCCCAAATCGATCCAAAATTatcacacacaaacatcaatCACATCAATTCATACCTAGATCGCACGGTGGAGCCTTTGGATCGTCGTCGGAGGTGCTTGAGGTGCTGCCGACGTCGATTGAGCAGAGGTGAGGGCGCGCAGCGAATTGAAGTTCAATCCTTGTCGTGGATGGCTCCATAGGTGAGGAGAGGTGGAGGCAAGCTTGCCTTGAGCACGGCGTCGTCGGAGGAGCACGGTGGAGGAACGCATAACCTTTGGCGTCGTCGTGCGGTTTCACGGTGGCGAGGGGAACCGCGTCGAGTTCGGGGTTTGGAGCGGAGAGTCGTGCGGTGCTTCTGGGCTAGATCGCCGGTGAAGTttgagggagggagggagaatcggggagagaacgagagagaagagagagagagagaggaaaaagGAGGAGGGTGAGGGTTTCcggaaatggaaaccctaactccaTAAAATTCCATTTTATACCCCTTTCTatatcggaaactaacttccgatgttaataactttcatgtCCGACGtctgattcgaacgcgtgacatgTCCTCGAACttgtatcgatgagctctacaattttcgtgaatgaagttttcacaaacgagcgacggagcaaaagtcgattctcgcgtcgcggaaacgtaacgtttttctaaataaaaattccgataacgttttcgTTTTTATTTCACAACATCACAAGGCAACCAAATGttgtttaatgaatttcacaaactttataaaCTTAGAAACAATTCAATACATCGTTCccgaaaattcgggttattacagaacTTGAACTCAGTTAAGCATACTCTTGACTCTTGGACCATAAAACCAGCATAAGCACTCTTGCTATTGTGTGTTTACAACAATTTCTATGACTTAAAGTAGTTTTAGGATCTTAACATTTGAATCTGATTTTTTGTGCCTTAATATGATCAACGACGGTATATCTATTAGAACTAAAACATGATATAGAATACTACGGATTTTTCTCTCCTCCTCTCCAAGGCACTCTTGCGTATTAGGGTTGGGTTTTTTGAGAGAAAACACATCTGTGCGGCACCGATCTTACTATGGTTGTGTCAGTAGCTTCCATGACTGCGCGTTTGACTTCCAGGCTCTCGTTCTCCAACAACGATGAGGAGATTGTTGATGTTGGCAATCTCAAACAGAAGAAGGGAGACTTTGTGGATCCTAGGTTTTACCTAGTTGGCAAGTTAAATACGACTAGGGCTACATCTTTCGATCAATTCTGTGGCGCGGTAAGATCGATGTGGAGGGTGAGCACACCGGTGGAAGTGCAAGCAAGGGAGGATCAATATTTGTTCATCTTCAGGACTGCGAAAGATAGAGATCGCGTGAAGAAGGTAGGTCCATGGGTGTTCCAGCATGCCATGATCCTCATCAATGACTATGATGGTTTCTTGGACCTGATGGTTGTCCCGCTTGATTTCGTTTGGATTTGGGTTGAGATTCGGGGACTCCCACCGGCTCTTACGACAGTGCCGACGTCGCAATTGATTGGTGAAACCATTGGACACACTGTGTTGTAGGTGGAGGAGGCTTCGTTGGTTAGTGGTGTTCCTAGGGTTAGGGTTACTCTTCCATTGCATGCTCTTGTCCGCCTTGAACGTCGACTTCATATATCTCCAGTGAAGGTAGTTTGCATGGCGTATAAGTATTTACATTTGCTGGGACGCTGCAGAACTTGCGCCATGATCAACCATGGGGAGCAGAGTTGTCCTCTTGTGATTGTGGCTGGGGCAGAGGAAGGCGCTGCATCTCTGGATCCCCAACCAGGGTCCCCAATCCCTAGGGTGCCGGCTGAGGTTGGTCAGGGAGCTCTAAGCCCGATTAGGGCAACTATTGTGTCTCCTCCAATCTCTGGGAGTATGAGGGTACAGATTCGGGTCCCAACTGCTGCTTCAAAGATGGAGAGGGTTTCTGGATCTCGGCGGCATCGTGGGGAGGAAGCATCCTCTGGAGGGAAGCGTAGTAGGTGTGATCGTGCTCTGGAAGTGGTGCACCTAACCCCTTACGAAGCTAGGGTTAGCAACGACTTCCTCGGGGAAGATTGTGCTTCGCTTGCCGGCGAAGCCGGGCCGCCCGCGGGGTCAGCAGAATAAGAACAAGAAGGTGGCCGCCCGACGTCTCAGCCCGGAGCTGGATGCTGAGCTGGGGATGACCCTGGCGGAGCTGCTGAGCGCACATGTGGACATGGGCTGAGTCAGTGAACATGGCTTTGGTGTGGATTCGGGGCAGGAGGTGAAGGTCCAAGCCCCGGAGGAAGATGAGGTCCTTGAGGAATGATTTCCTAGCCTAGTTAGGAAAGATCCTCTTTTGTGTTTTTTCTCTCTACTTCATTAACATTGAGAGTGCGCAAATTGATGCACTGGGCTTGATGTGTTAGTGTTTCTAGTCGTCAGGTTAGACATAAAGGAGTTACTATGCTTTAGCTTTGCTTTGGTTTTTTCGTTTTCGTTTCGGAGCTTTCAAACTTTTAGTTTGTTTAATAAGCGTG containing:
- the LOC126795241 gene encoding LOW QUALITY PROTEIN: glutaredoxin (The sequence of the model RefSeq protein was modified relative to this genomic sequence to represent the inferred CDS: deleted 4 bases in 2 codons; substituted 1 base at 1 genomic stop codon) — protein: MGSFFSHGYISEQLSMALEKVKTTVNSNPAVVFSKTYCGYCKRVKQLLTQVVASLKVIELDEXVDGGEMQEALAQRTGQRTVPNVFIDGKHIGGCDSVLQAHQGWLFQLLPLLREAGAVANLSVSA